The sequence below is a genomic window from Desulfocurvibacter africanus subsp. africanus DSM 2603.
GCCATGGGGCCGTGGTTGTCGATGAAGCTCCAGTGCAGAGCCTGCGTGGACAGGATGGCCATGATGGCCATGTTCTCCATTTCCGCCAGCATGCCGCCGGTCCTGGCGTGTTTGTCCAGGAGCCCGGCCACCATGGCCGGGTCGAAATAACCCGCCCTCTCCAGGGCCGAGGGCGAGAGCAGTTCGCGGGCGCGGCCGTTCATGGGTGTGCCGAGCACGCTTTTGGCTGCCGGAGCACGGTAGGGCTGCTTGGGCCGGCGCACTATCTCCGAGGGCAGCAGGCCCGAGGCCGCGCGCTTGAGCAGGTCCTTCTCCCGCAATCCGGGCATCTTGAGCCGGGCCGGCAGGCGGTTGGCCAACTCGATGACATTGTGGTCCAGGAAAGGGAAGCGCCCTTCCACGGCGTTGGCCATGAGCATGCGGTCGCCCTGCGTGCTCAGCAGGTAGCCTGGCAGGAACAGGGCCGCCTCCAGGTACTGGGCCTTGGAGAGCGTGTCCCAACCGTGCATGTCCGCGGGCAGACCCAGGGCCAGTTGCTCCACGAGGTCGGCTAGGTCGCTCGGGCCGTGCCGCCCGGAACCGTTGTTCAGCTCGGCCTTGACCTGCGCCGAGAAAAAACGCTTGAGGGTCGATGTGTTGGCCCAGCGCAGCAGGTGCGAGTAGCAGGGTTCCGCCGTGCGCTCCAGGTCGCGGCCGAAGAATTGGCGCAGGAAGGCCGTGCCACGCTCGCGCGGCAGTTTCAGGTAAGGATACAGCCTGGTCAGCAGCAGAGGCCGCATAGGCGAATCCGGCCTGCGCGCCCAGAACTGCCGCACCTTGGCTTCCTTGAAGATGTTGTAGCCGGCCAGGAATTCGTCCGCGCCCTCGCCCGTGAGCACGACCTTGTAGCCGCTGTCGCGGGCCAGCCTGGACAGGCGGAAGAGCGGCGCGGGCGCGCTGCGCAGGGATGGCTTCTCGGCATTCCAGATCATGCGCAGGAAATCCTTGCGCAGGAGTGCGTCGTCCACGCTCACGCGGGCATGCTCCGAGCCGAGCCTGTCAGCCATTACGCGCTGGTGCGGCGACTCGTCGAAGTCCTTGTCCGCGAACTCCATGGAGAACGTCGCCCGGCGGGCCGAGGACAGGCCGAATACGCGCGCCGCCACATAGGACGAGTCCAGGCCGCCGCTCAGGTACACGCCCACGGGCACATCCGCGCGCAGGCGGATGCGCGTGGCCTCGCCAAGGGCTTCGCCCAGGGCCTGGGCGGCGTCTTCCGCCGTCCAGGCCCGGCTGTCGGGCGTGAAGTCCAAGCGCCAGTAGGGCTCCACGCGTAGCTTGCCATCCTCGACCAGGGCGAAGTGGGCGGGCGGCAATTCGCTTATACCTTCGAACATGGTGTACGGCGCCAGGGGCAGCCAGAAGGTCAGGAACTGATTCAGGGCCTGCAGATCCAGGCGTCTGGGCAGACCCTCGCGACCCAGCAGGGCCTTGGCCTCGGAGGCGAACAGCAGCCTGCCGCCGATCTGGGCGTAATGCAGGGGGCAGATGCCCACGCGGTCGCGGGCCAGGAATAGCCGCCGCCTGGGGCCATCCCACAGAGCCAGGGCGAACTGGCCGTTGAAGTCATGCAGGCAGTCCACGCCGCGCTCCTCGTAGGCGTGGACGATGACTTCCGTGTCCGTGCTGGTGGAGAACCTGTGGCCCTTGGCCTCCAGCTCGGCACGCAGTTCCGGGTAGTTGAAAATCTCGCCGTTGAAGACCACCTGGATGGAACCGTCTTCATTACCTATGGGCTGCGTGCCCGTGGACAGGTCGATGATGCTCAGGCGGGCATGGCCCAGGACGGCCGGCCCCATATGGCGGCAGCCGGCCTCGTCAGGGCCGCGATGGCGCATGGCCGCGACCATGGCTTCCACCTGAACGGCGGATTCCGCGGGCAGGGACTGGCCCAGCATATCCATGATTCCGGCAATAGCGCACACGGTTGTCCTCCCCCCTCCTCTAAAGAAGATACTCAATGCAATGACAGAATAGTGCTCGGAGCACTAAACGATATTATTGCTGCTTTCCCATTTTATAAGTGACGACTAGCTTTCGGGCTTTGGGCACGTTACGCCCGCGGCATGGCCTTCGCCGCCATGGAGAACTGCTTGGCTCGATCGGCGGGTTGGGACGCGACCGGTGTCTATGCCCGGCGGAATCGATGTGTGTGCGGGGATGCGCCGAGGCGCGAGGCCTCTCTTGGAGTGGGAGAGATGAAATCCAAGTCAATGCGAAACTGAATGCGGAACGTGCAATGATGCAGTTGCATTATTGCATCATACGGCAGCCGACTGTCCTGGCGCGGTTCATGATGTCCCGCGCCGGACAGGGAGCAGAGC
It includes:
- the asnB gene encoding asparagine synthase (glutamine-hydrolyzing); its protein translation is MCAIAGIMDMLGQSLPAESAVQVEAMVAAMRHRGPDEAGCRHMGPAVLGHARLSIIDLSTGTQPIGNEDGSIQVVFNGEIFNYPELRAELEAKGHRFSTSTDTEVIVHAYEERGVDCLHDFNGQFALALWDGPRRRLFLARDRVGICPLHYAQIGGRLLFASEAKALLGREGLPRRLDLQALNQFLTFWLPLAPYTMFEGISELPPAHFALVEDGKLRVEPYWRLDFTPDSRAWTAEDAAQALGEALGEATRIRLRADVPVGVYLSGGLDSSYVAARVFGLSSARRATFSMEFADKDFDESPHQRVMADRLGSEHARVSVDDALLRKDFLRMIWNAEKPSLRSAPAPLFRLSRLARDSGYKVVLTGEGADEFLAGYNIFKEAKVRQFWARRPDSPMRPLLLTRLYPYLKLPRERGTAFLRQFFGRDLERTAEPCYSHLLRWANTSTLKRFFSAQVKAELNNGSGRHGPSDLADLVEQLALGLPADMHGWDTLSKAQYLEAALFLPGYLLSTQGDRMLMANAVEGRFPFLDHNVIELANRLPARLKMPGLREKDLLKRAASGLLPSEIVRRPKQPYRAPAAKSVLGTPMNGRARELLSPSALERAGYFDPAMVAGLLDKHARTGGMLAEMENMAIMAILSTQALHWSFIDNHGPMA